TACATTTTTACTCTCACCAGGTTCTAAATTAATCTTACAAAACTTTTTTAATTCTTTTACCGGCCGTTCCGGAAATGATTTCCGACTGTTTATATACAGTTGAATGATTTCACTCCCGTAGGTATCACTTGAGTTTTTCACATAGAAAGAAACCTCTATTTTACTTTCTTCATGAAGAGTGTTGGAAGATAAAGAGATATTCTCATAAGCAAAAGAAGAGTAACTTAGTCCATGACCAAAGGGAAAAAGAACATCTTTATCAAATTTGTCATACCATCTGTACCCCACATAGAATCTCTCACCGTAATATACTTTATCATTTGTTCCCGGAAAATTTATAAATGAGGGAGTGTCTTCCAATTTCAATGGAAAACTTTCAGATAATTTACCCGAAGGATTAACTTTCCCTGTGAGAATATCTGCGATTGCTCCACCAACAGTTTCACCCAGAAGTCCACCGTATAATAAAGCCCGGCTATCTTTGCTGATCCTCTCCAGTTCTACAGCGCTTCCCGAAAGCACGACTACAGCACAATTTTCTTGAACCGATGAAATAGCTCGTACCAAAGCTTCATGCCCTTTGGGGAGTTTCATATGTTTCCGGTCACGGCCTTCTGTTTCGTAGGATTCAGGTAGACCAATAAATATTACAGCCAGATCACTTTCTGAAGCCAGTGATGCAGCCATATCCAGCTTTTCCCGGCTTGTGTTTCCATCAACATCATAACCTGAAGCATAGTCAACTTTAGCCCAGGAACAGCTTCGTGTAATTTCTTCTAAAGGAGTCTCTACGGCAAAACTGTTAACGTGAGAACTACCTCCTCCCTGGTGACGGGGGTGCTGAGCCATATATCCGGCAACTGTAATTTTTTTATACTTTTCAGTAATCGGCAGCAAACGGTCATTTTTTAAAAGAACAACACAATCAGCAGCTATCTGCCGGGCAATATTGTGATGTTCCTCCCTGTCGAATTCCTTTTTGGCTGATTGATTTACATGACATTTTTCAGTCAGTGAGAACAGCCTGGATACAGACTTATCTACTATTTTCTCACTGAGAAACCCATCTTCCACCTGATTGATAACTTCTGTATCAAAAGCGTAACATGGACCGGGCATCTGAAGATCTACACCGGCAGTCAGAGATAAGACTTTATCATTAACAGCTGCCCAGTCGGAAATGACAACTCCATCAAAGCCCCAGGTTTTTCTTAAAATATCATCAAGAAGATATGTATTTTCAGCGACCTGGACTCCGTTAAGACGATTGTAGGAACACATGATACTCCAAGGCTTAGCATTCTCAACTATGATTTTAAAAGGGAGGAGGTAAATTTCATGAAGTGTTTGTTCATCGACTTCGGCACTGATTGTGAATCTCTCTGTCTCCTGATTATTACAGGCAAAATGTTTTACACAGGCTCCGATCCCCTCCCTTTGAAGCCCATTGATATAAGCTGCTCCCAGATAACCGGCAAGGACAGGATCTTCAGAAAAATATTCAAAATTCCGACCACAGAGAGGTGATCGTTTAATATTGACTCCCGGACCGAGTAGTATATCAATAGAGGCCTCGCGGCATTCAGCCGCAAGAGTTTTGCCAAGTAATTCAAGAAGACTCCGGTCCCAACTCGAAGCCAGAGAACATGCTGCAGGATAGCAGATTGACTTGTGTGCAACTGTATCGGTTGGAGTATCCATTTCCTTTTCTATTCGCAGGCCATGAGGTCCATCGGCCATAAATACAGACTCAATACCCAATTCGGGATATTCATTTGTCTGCCACCTGTTTTTTCCCGAAGTGTACTTTACTTTGTCTTTAATATTCATCTGCCCTGTTTTATTTTCCATTTGCAAATTATCCCTTATATCAATTAATAGCTATATTATCCTGTCTGATCGGGTAAAGACCTTTATCCGGGCTCCATGCAAAACCTTCAAAAACTGTTTCATTACCCCATTGCTCAAAATAGAGTTCATCCCAATTGATTTCATCTGTACATAATGCACTTGGAACCATTGGAATAAGAGATCCGGATTTTACAAATAAAGGCATATTCAGTTTTCCACCTTTTGCTTTAATCCATTGTCCACCCTGATATGATTTACCGCTTTGAAAATCTATCCAGACACCTTGGGGAAGATAGACTTCTCTCTCATATTCATCCGCTTGAAAGAGAGGCGCTGCCATAAAAGAGGAGCCGCAAAGAAACTGATTTTCAATGAACCAGCCAGTTCTATCTTCCGGGAATTCAAAAAATAAAGTACGGATAAATGGATACCCTTTTAGAGATGATAGGGCTGATTGAGCCAATATGTATGGTAAAAGACGATATCGCAGGGAAACAGTTTCACGGAAAAAATCATTAAAATCAGACGAATAAGCCCAGGGTTCTTTTGGTGGAGCCCCATGACAACGGCTATGGCTTGAAAAAATCCCGAAGGGAAGCCACCGTCTATAGAGCTCTTCAGGGCTTTTTTTGACAAACCCTCCAATATCATGACTCCAGAATGAAAATCCGCTTAATCCCAGAGATAGACCTGCTCTCAATGATGCGGCCATGGCGGAATCACTGTTTTCAGCATCTCCGCCCCAGTGAACTGGATATCTCTGGCTGCCTGCCCATGCACTGCGTCCCCAGATGATTCCTTCAGCTCTGGTATTTTCTGTAATTTCAAAAACAGCCTTATTATACAGAAGGGGATACCGGTTGTGCTCCTGCATTCCGCTCAAACCTGATTTATAACAACCATTGAGTGGTGCCGCTTCTCCAAAGTCGGCTTTAATAGCGGAAACTCCTTGTTTCAGTAGTTTCTGAAGTAGTTTTTGATACCATTGAACAGCTTCAGGATTAGTAAAATCAATGATGGCATCTCCTGAAGGCAAGCCTTTTTTTCTATTAAAAATAACAAATCCCGAATTTATTGCATCCTTAAATAGAGGATTATTGGGAGTGAAATAAGGAAGCTGCCAGAGACTGACTCTGAAGCCGGACTGATTCAGATCGGCAATCATTTTTTCCGGATCATCAAATCGATTTTCTGAAAAATGATAATCACAATTCCACTCTTTCTCAAACCAGCCGGTATCAATATGTATCACATCACAGGGGATTTTCTCTTCCCTGAGTTTCTCAGCGACCTCACGGACTTCCTTTTCCGAGGAATAGGTAATTCTACTCATCCATAATCCGAAAGACCACAGCGGAGGCAGAGGAGAGCGCCCTGTCAGTGTCGTATACTCCTCAAGAATATCTTTTGGTGTTCCGGCAAAAAGGAAAAGATCCAGCTCGTTATCTGAGTTATATAAACCCAGAGTTCCATCATTGGATGCACCGAAATCAAAAACAACCGGCGATGTGGTATGCATAAACGCTCCCCAGCCATTACTGCTCTGAAAAAATGGGACCGGTTTGTAATAGGCATTCCGTTGACAGCCATTGGCATCTTCGCACCATAGCACACATTTTTGACCCCTCTTGTTGAGCCTGGTAAAGGATTCTCCGGTACCGAAAAAGGCTTCATCAGGATTAATGGAAAATGCGGCACATCCCGTTCTGCTCCAATCTTCTGTATTCTCTACAATGCTGAATAACGGGGTATCAGAGTTCCTCAGACTATTTTGAGTATGAGTATGAATGCTGGAAGTCAGCAATTTCCCTTTCTCGTCAAATAAATATATTCTGAAAGGATTCCGGTCAATTTTCAGAGTTATCTTCTCTGTACTGAATACAATTGAATCTTCATTTTCCTCAGTCTTAACATCTCTAAATATATTTCCCCTGAAATCATTATCATAAGGAGGGACCAACATACCAAGGTCCTCATTATTTGTCTCAAGCCCTTCTACCAATCTTATACGGAGCCTCAATGTCCTGGCAGAGGTAAAATCAACACTAAGCAGTAAATGAGGTTCTTCTTCATAGTCAGGAGGGAAACTCCAGGACTGAGAAGGTTCAAACACAGAACCGGCCTGATTGAAGGCAAATCGGATCTTTCTGACATTTCTTTTCCATTTCAAGATTCCGCTGTTGTTCAGGGGGTTCCAGCTTACTAATTCATCAGCCAGAAAGTATGTAGCATTATCACTCAGGAAATTGTTACTTATATCGATAGATTCATTCAAAATAGACATATTAATTATTCCTTTACTGATCCAAGAGTCATTCCGGATATAAAATACCTTTGTAGATAGGGGTATATAAGTAAAATGGGCACCATAGAAATAAAGACCTGGGCTGCTTTAAAGTTTTTATCTGAAAGATATTTCAGGTTCTCCACATCATCAAAGGTCAAATTTCCAGAAAGTGCTGAGGGTAATAAGATCTGCCGCAGATAAGTCTGAAGTGGCCATTTGGTACTGTCATTTATATAGATTAATCCCGAAAACCACTCATTCCAATGTCCGATTATGGAAAACAGAGCCAAAGTTGCAATTGATGCTTTAGAAATCGGAAGGTAAATCTTCCATAAAACAGTAAGATGGCCTGCACCTTCAATCTGAGCGGCTTCCGTAAGGCTTTTGGGAATACCGCGGAAAAAGTTCATTAGAATAATTATGCTGAACATGGGAACTGCTGTAGGAAGAATCAATGACCAGAAAGAATCAATAAGACCAAGATTCCGCACCTGCAGATAAGTGGGAATCAAGCCCCCGGAAAAAAGCATTGGAATGAAAACCAGCCAGGCAAAAAAGTTTCGTCCTTTCATCTCCCTGTTTTCCTTGGCAAGAGGATAGGCGGTCAGGCAGATAAAGAATAAATTAACAAACAGTCCGGCAAAAACCCTCAGCCCGGCTATTCCGAAACTCTTCAAAAACAATGGAGTATTTAAAACCTTCGAATACGCTCGAACGTGAAATCCCACGGGTAGAAATCTCACCATATTTGCAGCAGATGCCGACTTATTACTGAATGACACTGCCAGAATATGAATTATTGGCAATATGCAGCTCAGCGCCAGAAGCGCTAGAAAAAGATAGTTTAATATATCGAAAATTATTGATGAAACAGCTTTGCTTTTTATCATCATAATCAGGCTCCTTAAATGGTATTAAAAAATACGGTAATTGGCAAATTTATAAGCCAGCCGATATGAAATGGAAATCAATAAAAATGAAACAACTGATTTGGCCAGGCCCACAGCTGTAGAAAGGCTGAACTGTGCGTTCACAAGACCCATTCGGTAAACAAAAGTGTCAATTATATCGCCGCTTTCATAGACAACTTCGTTATACAGAACAAAGATCTGCTCGAAACCGGCATTGAGCACATTGCCCAGGCTGAGTGTGGCAAGCAGAACAATTGTAGAAGCGATGCTGGGTATGGTAATGTAAAATATCTGTTGAATTCTGTTGGCCCCGTCAATAGAGGAGGACTCATACAGGTTCGGATTTATGTTTGAAATGGCCGCCAGATAGATAATGGCTCCCCAACCAAAACTTTTCCAGACTTCAAGTGTGATCATAGTTTCTCGGAATAGGCTATTATCAGCTAAAAAAAAGATCGGTTCCTTTAATCCAATCCATAGAAGAAACTGATTGATAAGTCCATCGAGAGATAGAATATCTACAAATATCCCCCCGATAATGACCCATGAGAAAAAATAGGGTAGATATACTGCAGTTTGAATTATTTTCTTATATTTCTTCTTATGGATTTCATTGAGCATAAGAGCAAAAAAAATAGAAAACATTGTTGTGCTTATAATTTTCCCGACAGCAATTACTATGGTACTAATACTTATCTGAATAAAATCAGGCATATCAAGAAGATAGCGGTACCATTTTAATCCGACCCATGGAGATCCTGTGAATCCATGTACAGGCATATAATCCTGAAAGGATATTATTATCCCGTACATAGGAATATAGTTAAATAAAATGAGCATGATAACAGCCGGCAATATCATAAGATAAAGAGGGCTGTTCCTATGGAAAACTCCTTTCTTAAAAAGTTCGCCAGCTGAAAGAGAATTCTGTTTTTTCATGGAAAATAAACTCCTAAAGAACACAACAGGGAGATCGGGAGATCTCCCTGTGATAAACTACTCAACTGTAAAATGAATTATTTACTATTATTCCATTCATTGACTTCAGTAGTTATCTGACTGCCTCCGGCCTTATTCCACTCTTCGATAAATGTATCAAAAGAGCTCAGCGGCAGAGCACCAGTAATGATTTTTGTGAAATACTCTTCTTCAATCTTGTCAAGATACGCTCTCTTATCAATCATCGTGTCTGTAGGCACAGTCGTAAACTCATTGAAGATAATGATATCGGAGTTTTTGATAAAATCGTAGTTTTCAACATTCTTTACATGGGCATTCATTTTATTGGAAGGCGTTGAAAAATACTTTTCATAGTCGATGTAATCAGGCTTGCTCAAAGATTCCAGGTTATCATTTCTATAGGCTTCACCTGTCACGACATATCTTGAAAATAGATCAAATGGTCCTTCATTGTATTTAAAACCAAATGAGAGATGTACAGGGTTTTCGACAAAGGTATTCCAGAATTTATCGGGTCCTTCAATTTTGTAGTTCCATTTTTGATCTTTGGGATCGGCATCGGGGTTAACAGGAGAAGTCCATTCTTCATAGCCATACTTGAAATCATATCCCAGCGCTGCCATCTGCTCTCTAAGTTCTTTATTATATCTGAAATGGGAATCCAGTTCCTCATTAAGCAGATATATCAGAGCCTCAGGGTTTTTACAGGAGCTGCTTATAGCTCTACCGGAGTTGAAATATCCATTGCTTATATCATGCATGATACTCTGCTGCCCATCAGGTCCTATCAAAGGAAGTAGGGGAGTCATCTCTGCAGTGGGAACATTGGTCCACATGTCCGGGAAAGGCCATAAGACATACCACCAGTTGCCGTATACAGAAAGACCATTACCCGCAAGCAGGGGTTCCCTGTTTTTAGTATCGTCTTTAATAAAATACTCTTTGTCAAAATATCCGAGTTGATACCATCGGCTTAAAGTTTCAAGAGCATTTTTCATTTCAGGCTGGATACTTCCGTAAGCGAGATTTCCCGCTGAATCTTTTATCCATTTATACTGGAATGCTCCATAAGCTTCCATAATAGGAATCATTCCATTGGAATCTCCCGCATTGCTTATAAAACCCACGCCGTCAGGATATGTATTCTTATATTTCTCCAATACGGTTTCAAATTCAGCTATAGTCTCAGGAGCATCCAGATTCATCTCATCAAGAATATCCTGTCTCATCCATAAAGTTTTCCAGTTTGCAGCAAAAATATCTGATGCTTCGGGAAAAGCATAAATTTTTCCGTCTACTGTAAACAGGGAAAAGAAATTATCATCCAAAGCATCCTGATACATTTTAATCATTGCTTTTGTCAAAGGAGAACCGTATTCTTCTATTAAATCATCTAATGGAAGAAGTATTCCAGAATTAACCATTCTTGAAAAAAGATCTCCAGCTTCAATACTTACAATATCAGGCAAATCATTACTTGCCATTGCCAGTGTAAGTTTTTGCCTTTCTGTATCTGCATCCGGAGCCAGCCATTTCAACTCATAATTAATTCCCAAAGTTTCACTAGCCCACTTCGTATAGGGATTGTTGATAAAGTCAACTTCCGAACGGGCTATTCTATTACCAGTCAGTGTTATTGCAGGTTCATATTTATACAGGTACCCTTCACCGACTCTTTCATCGATCTTGTTCTGTTCTGATTCCTGAGACCCACCAGCACTTAATGCGAAAGAGATGATCATCAGAAAACTAAACAAAAATGTTACTTTTTTCATATACAGTTCCTCCTAAGAAATATCTGTTATAAGAGTAATCTGGAGATTCCCATAAGAAAATGCTCATAATCGATATAACATGCTCTCATCCCAGAAAATGACAAATCCCTTTAAGAATTGTGTATCTGATAGTTTTTCGGACTGATACCCTTAATCTTTTTAAACATTCTACTAAAATGATACGGACTACTGTATCCGACCTTGTATGCTATATCATATATGCGGGCTGATGGATCTTTAAGCATCTGTGCAGCGAATTCAATCCTCCGCTGGATTATATAACTTTGCAGGTTTACATTATCAGAATCACGGAATAAATGAGATAAATAATCGGGATGTATTTGAAGATGATCGGCAATATCCTGGATCGAATAATTTTCATTTAAATGTGTTTCAATATATTTTTTTGCCTTTATTACCATTTTATGAGGTAGAACACTTTTCCGCTCCCACGCGCCAGACAGAATAATCTTCTCAGAAGTTTCAGATCGGGGTAATGCTGCTTTTTCCATAATCCTGATATAGAAATCTCCGGATTCTTTGAAAGCATGAATTGGTGTAAAAATAGAAATTTCTGAATTGTCATTTTCATTTCCGGGAAATAGTAAATCACATATTTTTTCAAGGCTTTTCAATACATCATCAGCCAGCAGCTTATTGGGAAATAAAGCAACAAGCATTGATGTGTTATCGACTGGTAGATTCAGATATAACATATGATATTCTTCTTCATATGTTTTCAGTACATTAGACATTATCCACTGAAGGTCAGGCAGATTGCTATATTTGCAACTTATGTAGACTTGGAACATAAAAATATCTTCGTTCAAATATGAAATAATTGTTTTGAGAATCTCCCATTGATTCTGATTTATTTCCTCATCATTGATAATATAATTTTTCAAAAGATTTCTCTGGATCATCGGCAATAGCAACTCCAGTTTCTGCTCAGCATTCTGAATGAGCTCTATTCGCTGAATCTGCCGATCCTGATCGATGATTGCCTCTTGAACTGATTCCCTTATTTCACTATAAGGACAGGGCTTCGATAAAAACCGGAATACATTGTATTTCATTGCCTCTTGAGCATAACTGAATAAATCATACCCCGAAAGAATTATCAGACGGCAGAGAGGCAGCTTCTCCTTAACAATTTTTGCCAGAGACAGTCCATCAAGCAGGGGCATTCTAATATCAGAGACTATGATATCAATTCTCTGCTTTTGCAGAATTAGATAAGCTTCTTCTCCATTATACGCTTCAATAACTTCAGTAATCCCTAATGATGGCCAGTCAATTTCCTCAGAAAGGCCCTGTATAACTGTAGGTTCATCATCAATCAGCATTATAGTCTTCATAGTAAAATATCCTTTTGATTTTCCAGTTTTTCAGGAAACGTAACAGAGACTGTAATACCCCGCATATCATTGACTTCGAGCCTGATAGATGAACTGCTACCGTAGCGAAACAATAATCTCTGTAATGGATTCTTCAGGCCGCAGCCTTCAAGGAGCTCTGGATTATTACTTAGTTTCATATTCAGTTCATCCATTTTTACAGGATCCATTCCTGCTCCCGAATCGGCTATTGTGATCACTATATTCTTTTCAACTTTCTTTGCTGTAATCGAGACAATCATGGAATCAGATGAATTATCAAGTCCGTATACTATTGAATTCTCGACTATTGGCTGAAGCAGCAATCTGGGTACCGGAAGATGCATTAGCTGTTCATCGATGTTCTCTTCATATCTGAAACGATCGGGATGCCGCAGAGAAAAGAGTTTGATATAATTGTGAAGGTTTTCCAATTCCAATTTCAATGGAACAAGTGAGTCTTTGGGCTTGGTCACACTTTTAAAATATTTACTCAAGGATATGGCCATTTCAGCGGCTTTCTCATTTTCCCCTGCTATGCTTACCTGGTAGATAAAATACAGGTTATTGTATAAAAAATGAGGATTGATCTGCGCCTGTAAAAAACGCAATTCAGCTTCCTGGGAACGGAGACTCTCAAGTCTGACTTCATTCATAAGAAGGTTTATACGGGCAGCCATGGAATTAAACTTGTTTAAGATATAATCCAGCTCATTGATATGATGCCCCTGAATCACGACTTCAAAATTTCCCGATTCGACAGAAGACATCCCTGTATACAAATTTTGAAGGGGGTTTGTAATCCAGCGATAGAGTAGGAGGAATATTGAAGTAAACAGAATCATTGCCAGAGTAAAAAGAATAACGAGCAATCTATTATTTTTTTTGACAGGCATCATAATTGAATCATCTGGAAAAACTAAGCCCAGTGACAATCCCTCAGTCAATGGAGTGTACATAATTCTTAACTTCTTATTTTTCAGTAAAAGAAGTCCTTCCTGATTGATCTTTATTTCTTCCTGGGAAATCAAATATTTATAAGAGGTATCGCGGCTGAATATCGTCCGCCCCTCTTTATCAAGTATAAACGCAATACCTTTGTTTCTAATATTGAGAGCTTCAAGCTGCTTATGAAGGGCATCCCTCCCTATACTGATTAACACGGAAACCTGTCGCTCGGGATATTCTCCATCGTGAACAATAAAATAAGAAAGCCGGTCTCCCATAGCAGAATAGTCAATCATCCAATGACGATTGCGCTTGTAAAGTGGATCCATAAGATCCGGACTCATTGAAATTACATTTTCATGAGAAGAAAGGCCCTTGTTCTTACTTCCTAGAAATAGAGTAAAACGGGCATCCAGTTCATTCAGAGCGGAATAAACCTGCAGGTTCTTGAGAATCTCTCTGTATTCCCACAAATCTTCCGGACCCTGATTGGTTGAATTATAGTTCATGTCATAACACAGTGATCCTGCAAATCTATTCAAATTATCCAGTTGGATCTCCAGTACACTGGCCATTTTGTTCAATGAATCCTTATGATATTCCTCTGCATCGGAGATAGAGATACGTATAACACCTGTGTATAAAGAAAAAGCTAGAATGGCAAAAAAAACCATTAATATAATAAAGCTGGAAGCAAAAAATATTTTTATAGACATTTCGATAGAACCCTATCTAACTAGTTGGATTACTGAATTCAATAAATGATAATTCAAATATCAATTGACATATTATCCTCAACCCACAGTTCGTCCAGTCGCAGGATTATTTTCAGCTTAATTAGTTTACTCTCATATTCAATAGGCGTCATTCTTTTTAATATTTCCTCTTTTATTAATAATCCCTGGCAATAGAGGAGTAATAGAAATAGTATATAATTAAGTCAAATTGGAGTTAATATGAAAAAGTTTTTACCATTGTTTCTTGCAATAGTTCTCAGTTCTTGTTTGAGTACTGGAATTGAAAAAGTTGAGATAGAATTACCAGTAGGGGAATCAACGATAACACTTCCCAGTGGAGCAAAAGGAACAATTCTTATTGCGGACAATCAGGCTGCACCCTTTGTCATTATGTATCATGGATACGCCAGTACTAAAGATGAAGTCGGTAACATGTTTAAAGATGAAGCGGCAAAATTACAGACAATGGGAATAAGTTCTCTACGTATTGGATACCGTGGTTGGGATGGACCTGAATATGATGAGGCCTTTCTTACTGTTCATACGATGATGGACGACAGTCAGGAAGCCCTGGATTATGTTCAGTCTCTTCCCTATGCAGATAACCGTAGAATAGGTCTTTTGGGATTTAGTATGGGTGGTGGAGTTGTACAGTATATTTCAGGAAACAATGCTAAGGAAATCGCTGCTGTGACAACCTGGTCCAGTAGTCTCGGATATTCTACTCTTCTAGAAGCGGATGCTAAAGCCACAGCTATGGCAGAGGGAAAAGTTGAACTTGATCTTGGATGGAGAACAATAACCCACAGCAAAGAATTTGTTGAATCCCTGGATGAATATGACCCTCTGGAAACATCAAAAAAATATAAGAAAGCGTTCTTGATTGTAGATGGAACTGATGATTATCTCCATGCAAATACAGCAATCTTAAGTGAGACTCATTCACAGGCTGAAGTATATGAAGTAAAAGGTGCCGACCACATTTATCACGTTTTATCAGGAGATAATACTCTCTCCAATATGGCGATAGATAAAACAGCAGATTGGTTTAAAGCAAATCTCTATGATGTAAGATAGATCTCCCGGAGTTGATTATCAATAATGGGAGGTTTTTACCTTTTTGGAATACCTGTGAAATCCATGCTATCTACCTTTACAATCATGATCAGATAATAATCCTTCTCCTTTCACCAGTTCATCTCTGCCGGCTTTCCAGCCGAAGACGATCAACAGGACTAGAAAGAGAATCAGTATCTGGATCGAAATAGTCCAGGAACCGGACCTGTCAAAAATAAATCCCAGAAAGAACGGGCCTATGGCAGCCAGCAGGTAACCGGCGGACTGGGCCATACCGGAGAGCTCAGCAGTCTTTCCGGCACTGGGAGTACGTAGGGAGATGAAGGTGATGGCAAGACTGATGCTTCCCCCCATGCCGATCCCGATAAACACTACTGCAGTAATAATCGACAGGGCCGATTCTGAGATTAATAGCAGGATCATTCCCATGAGATATATGAGGGACGAGCTTGTTGTTATCGCTCTTTGATCTTTGAATCTATCTGCGATAATAGGCATGATCAGGGTAGCGGGGAGACCGATAAGCTGAAAAAGAAGAGCCATCATACCTGAGAATTCGACAGTCATTCCTCTGGATGCCACAATGGACGGTAACCAGGCCACAAGACAGTAGAACAGCAGCGATTGGGTCCCCATAAACAGGGTGACCCACCAGGCAAGGGAGGATTTCCATATGGAACTTCTCTCAGTCCTTTTTTGATGAGTTTGATCGGCCTGGAAACCCGCGGGCTTTTTAACTTGAGGTAGCCATATAAAGACAGTTAACAGGGTGAGGATTGTCCATATTGCCAGGGTATGCCTCCAGCCAAAACCGGAACCTATGGCCAGAGGAACGCTTACACCTGCTCCCAGGGCGGCAAATATGCACATGCTGGTTGTGTATACGCTGGTCACAATCCCTACATTCTTTGAGAATTTCAACTTAATGATACTGGGGATCAATACATTCCCTATGGCGATCCCCATACCTATAAGTGCAGTCCCCATAAACAGTCCGATAGAATCAGTGTAGGATCTGATAAGTTCTCCTGCCAATATCAGAAAAAGCCCGGTCAACATGGTTAAGCCATATCCGAGACGGGAACTTATCCTTGATACGAGGGGCGAAAACAGGGCAAAGGCAATGAGGGGGAGGGTCGTAATAATCCCAGCCGAACCATTGGAGAGATCAAACTGTTTTTTGATCAGATCGATAATGGGTCCGACGGCTGTGATCGGGGCTCTCAGGTTGAAGGAGATAAAGATGATTCCTATAAGGATGGATAAGTTCATTTTCTTGTTCATATACTCTTTGCCTCTGTTCCTACAAATTTAGCAGTTCAATAATCGTTAATTCCGCTTTTATACAATCCTGTTCCTGAATGGCAGCAAAGAGTTTTCTGTGAAGAAAATCAACCACATCACCCTCCAGTTTCTCAAGCTCCACCTTCTGCCTGATGGTTCTGCCTATATAGGCGGAAATATGCTTGTACAGGTCATAGAAAAGGCTGTTGTGGGAGGCTCGGGCGATTGTCATATGAAATTCGATGTCCGCATCGGTATTCTCTTTGGCGGATAAGCTGATGGCCTCTCTTTTATGGAGAGCCTTTTTCATCTCCGCGAGATCAGAATCAGTTCGCCTCTCTGCTGCCAGTCTTACGATATCCTTTTCGAGGCACAACCTGATTTCATACACCTCATTCATAGCCGATAAACTCAGTCGTTTCAGGATATTGGCTTCAAAGGGGCC
Above is a window of Oceanispirochaeta sp. M1 DNA encoding:
- a CDS encoding extracellular solute-binding protein, coding for MKKVTFLFSFLMIISFALSAGGSQESEQNKIDERVGEGYLYKYEPAITLTGNRIARSEVDFINNPYTKWASETLGINYELKWLAPDADTERQKLTLAMASNDLPDIVSIEAGDLFSRMVNSGILLPLDDLIEEYGSPLTKAMIKMYQDALDDNFFSLFTVDGKIYAFPEASDIFAANWKTLWMRQDILDEMNLDAPETIAEFETVLEKYKNTYPDGVGFISNAGDSNGMIPIMEAYGAFQYKWIKDSAGNLAYGSIQPEMKNALETLSRWYQLGYFDKEYFIKDDTKNREPLLAGNGLSVYGNWWYVLWPFPDMWTNVPTAEMTPLLPLIGPDGQQSIMHDISNGYFNSGRAISSSCKNPEALIYLLNEELDSHFRYNKELREQMAALGYDFKYGYEEWTSPVNPDADPKDQKWNYKIEGPDKFWNTFVENPVHLSFGFKYNEGPFDLFSRYVVTGEAYRNDNLESLSKPDYIDYEKYFSTPSNKMNAHVKNVENYDFIKNSDIIIFNEFTTVPTDTMIDKRAYLDKIEEEYFTKIITGALPLSSFDTFIEEWNKAGGSQITTEVNEWNNSK
- a CDS encoding response regulator, whose translation is MKTIMLIDDEPTVIQGLSEEIDWPSLGITEVIEAYNGEEAYLILQKQRIDIIVSDIRMPLLDGLSLAKIVKEKLPLCRLIILSGYDLFSYAQEAMKYNVFRFLSKPCPYSEIRESVQEAIIDQDRQIQRIELIQNAEQKLELLLPMIQRNLLKNYIINDEEINQNQWEILKTIISYLNEDIFMFQVYISCKYSNLPDLQWIMSNVLKTYEEEYHMLYLNLPVDNTSMLVALFPNKLLADDVLKSLEKICDLLFPGNENDNSEISIFTPIHAFKESGDFYIRIMEKAALPRSETSEKIILSGAWERKSVLPHKMVIKAKKYIETHLNENYSIQDIADHLQIHPDYLSHLFRDSDNVNLQSYIIQRRIEFAAQMLKDPSARIYDIAYKVGYSSPYHFSRMFKKIKGISPKNYQIHNS
- a CDS encoding sensor histidine kinase, with product MSIKIFFASSFIILMVFFAILAFSLYTGVIRISISDAEEYHKDSLNKMASVLEIQLDNLNRFAGSLCYDMNYNSTNQGPEDLWEYREILKNLQVYSALNELDARFTLFLGSKNKGLSSHENVISMSPDLMDPLYKRNRHWMIDYSAMGDRLSYFIVHDGEYPERQVSVLISIGRDALHKQLEALNIRNKGIAFILDKEGRTIFSRDTSYKYLISQEEIKINQEGLLLLKNKKLRIMYTPLTEGLSLGLVFPDDSIMMPVKKNNRLLVILFTLAMILFTSIFLLLYRWITNPLQNLYTGMSSVESGNFEVVIQGHHINELDYILNKFNSMAARINLLMNEVRLESLRSQEAELRFLQAQINPHFLYNNLYFIYQVSIAGENEKAAEMAISLSKYFKSVTKPKDSLVPLKLELENLHNYIKLFSLRHPDRFRYEENIDEQLMHLPVPRLLLQPIVENSIVYGLDNSSDSMIVSITAKKVEKNIVITIADSGAGMDPVKMDELNMKLSNNPELLEGCGLKNPLQRLLFRYGSSSSIRLEVNDMRGITVSVTFPEKLENQKDILL
- a CDS encoding alpha/beta hydrolase produces the protein MKKFLPLFLAIVLSSCLSTGIEKVEIELPVGESTITLPSGAKGTILIADNQAAPFVIMYHGYASTKDEVGNMFKDEAAKLQTMGISSLRIGYRGWDGPEYDEAFLTVHTMMDDSQEALDYVQSLPYADNRRIGLLGFSMGGGVVQYISGNNAKEIAAVTTWSSSLGYSTLLEADAKATAMAEGKVELDLGWRTITHSKEFVESLDEYDPLETSKKYKKAFLIVDGTDDYLHANTAILSETHSQAEVYEVKGADHIYHVLSGDNTLSNMAIDKTADWFKANLYDVR
- a CDS encoding MFS transporter — translated: MNKKMNLSILIGIIFISFNLRAPITAVGPIIDLIKKQFDLSNGSAGIITTLPLIAFALFSPLVSRISSRLGYGLTMLTGLFLILAGELIRSYTDSIGLFMGTALIGMGIAIGNVLIPSIIKLKFSKNVGIVTSVYTTSMCIFAALGAGVSVPLAIGSGFGWRHTLAIWTILTLLTVFIWLPQVKKPAGFQADQTHQKRTERSSIWKSSLAWWVTLFMGTQSLLFYCLVAWLPSIVASRGMTVEFSGMMALLFQLIGLPATLIMPIIADRFKDQRAITTSSSLIYLMGMILLLISESALSIITAVVFIGIGMGGSISLAITFISLRTPSAGKTAELSGMAQSAGYLLAAIGPFFLGFIFDRSGSWTISIQILILFLVLLIVFGWKAGRDELVKGEGLLSDHDCKGR